CCCCGGGCGCGCCCGGGGTCGTTCGTTTTCGGAAAGGTCGGTGGTGGGAAGACGCAGCCGATGAGTCGCCGCTCACTTGGGGCTTCGTTCCGCGATGCGATGCGCGGACTGATCGCGTGGGTCCGCCACGACGCGCACGGGCGGATCGTCGCGGTCTCCGCGCTCGCGGTGATCATCGCCGGTGCGCTGGTACGGCTGGACCCTCGCGAATGGGCACTGGCGCTCGGTGCCGTGGGGTTGGTGGGCGCGGCCGAAGCGTTGAACTCCGCGCTCGAGACGCTCGCGGACGCGCTGCATCCTGGCGAGCATGCCGGCATCGGCCGGGCGAAAGACGTCGCGGCGGGCGCGGTGCTGCTGGCGATACTGGTGGCCGCCGCGATCGGCGCACTGGTGTTTCTGCCCCGGTTGCTCGGCTGGTGGCGCGCCGGCGGCTGAGCGCGAAACTCAGCGCGGCGGTCCGCGGCGGCGATCGTCGTCGCCACCGCCCCGGCGCATGAAGAAACCGGGGCCGCCCTCGCCGCCGGCCATCGCGTCGAGCATACGCAACAGATTGAAGGGCTGATTGCGGTAGGCGGTGATCTGCTCCGGTGTGAGGACCTGCGCGAGCGCGGTCTCGTACTTCGTCTTCAACTCCTGAGCCGCCTGCCGGATCGCGGCGGGATCGGGCATCTGCCCACTTTCCCGCGCTTGGGCCATCATCGTCTCAATCTCCGACCGAATCGCCTGGTTCACCGCCCGCATTTGTTCCTTTTGAGCCTCGTTCAGCTTCAGTTCTTGCGCGGTGCGGTTCCAGCGCTCCTCCTCAAACTGTGCCCTCCGCTGCTCGCGTTCCAGACGTTCTCTCTCCCGACGCGCCTCCTCCTCCGCCCGGCGCTGCGCCTCAACGGCCGCCAGCGTTTCCATCACCGTCTCCCGAACCATCCGGTCCACCTGGGCCTTGTCGCCAAGTTTCGCTTCCACCCGCGCATACACGGTGGTCTGGATCATGGAGTCCAGTTCCACCCGCAACATGTCCTGCACGGTCGCTTTCAGCTCGGTGGTGCGCTCCGCCCGCATCGTCTCA
The window above is part of the Kiritimatiellia bacterium genome. Proteins encoded here:
- a CDS encoding diacylglycerol kinase family protein, whose translation is MSRRSLGASFRDAMRGLIAWVRHDAHGRIVAVSALAVIIAGALVRLDPREWALALGAVGLVGAAEALNSALETLADALHPGEHAGIGRAKDVAAGAVLLAILVAAAIGALVFLPRLLGWWRAGG